One part of the Enterococcus sp. DIV1094 genome encodes these proteins:
- a CDS encoding TRAP transporter large permease encodes MALEAGAILFFVFVFLLIVGMPIAISIAFSSMVTLLLVIPFDVSAFSSAQKMVGSINSFSLIAIPFFVFSGIIMNHGGIAKKLVDFAMLFVGRIPGSLAHTNVLGNALFGSISSSAIAASTAIGGVLIPQQVEEGYDRKFATAVNIASAPTGMVIPPSTAFIMYSLVAGGASISALFMGGYLVGALWSLGIMLVAFVVAKKNKYPTVQKGQGKQVGKVLKEAIPSLALIVIIIGGILTGIFTAIEASAIAVLYSLLISLFYYKTVKVKDIPKMLVQSVAMSGTIMFLLATSSMMSFAMAFTGIPQAISSLIIGVTDNRFIILLLINIILLLVGMFMDVAPAILIFTPIFLPIATSVGVDPVHYGLFSIMNLCVGSITPPVGTGLYVGASVGGVKAEKMLKPLLPFYGVILAVLFLITYFPQIVMWLPDLLG; translated from the coding sequence ATGGCTTTAGAAGCAGGTGCAATTTTATTTTTTGTTTTTGTCTTTTTGTTGATCGTTGGCATGCCGATTGCAATCAGTATTGCTTTTTCATCGATGGTCACATTGTTATTAGTGATACCTTTTGACGTATCAGCGTTTAGTTCTGCACAAAAAATGGTCGGTAGTATCAATAGTTTCTCACTGATTGCCATTCCATTTTTCGTTTTTTCGGGAATCATAATGAACCATGGTGGAATTGCCAAGAAATTAGTTGATTTTGCCATGTTGTTCGTTGGACGAATCCCAGGCTCTTTAGCGCATACGAATGTTTTAGGAAATGCGTTGTTCGGTTCGATCTCCAGTTCAGCGATTGCTGCGTCGACAGCGATTGGTGGGGTGTTGATCCCACAACAAGTAGAAGAAGGCTATGACCGCAAATTTGCGACAGCCGTTAACATTGCTTCAGCACCTACAGGGATGGTGATTCCGCCAAGTACTGCGTTCATCATGTACTCTCTAGTCGCCGGAGGAGCATCAATTTCCGCTTTATTCATGGGCGGTTACCTCGTCGGGGCACTGTGGTCGCTAGGGATCATGTTGGTTGCATTTGTGGTGGCGAAGAAAAATAAGTATCCGACAGTCCAAAAAGGGCAAGGGAAGCAAGTTGGCAAAGTGTTAAAAGAAGCGATCCCAAGCTTGGCGTTGATCGTGATCATCATCGGTGGTATTTTGACTGGGATCTTTACGGCGATTGAAGCATCAGCGATTGCCGTATTGTACTCCTTATTGATTTCCTTGTTCTACTATAAGACAGTGAAAGTAAAAGATATACCTAAGATGTTAGTCCAATCTGTCGCGATGTCTGGAACGATCATGTTTTTATTAGCAACGTCTTCCATGATGTCTTTTGCGATGGCATTTACAGGGATACCTCAAGCAATCAGTAGTTTGATCATTGGGGTCACTGATAATCGATTCATTATTTTATTACTGATAAATATCATTTTATTACTTGTTGGGATGTTTATGGATGTCGCTCCGGCTATTTTGATCTTTACACCGATTTTCTTACCGATTGCGACAAGTGTTGGCGTCGATCCGGTACATTATGGACTATTTTCAATCATGAATCTGTGTGTTGGCTCGATCACTCCGCCAGTTGGGACAGGTCTTTATGTAGGTGCAAGTGTCGGTGGTGTGAAAGCAGAAAAAATGTTGAAACCATTGTTACCATTTTATGGTGTCATCTTAGCTGTTTTATTTTTGATTACGTATTTCCCGCAAATCGTGATGTGGTTGCCGGATCTTTTAGGATAA
- a CDS encoding sugar phosphate isomerase/epimerase family protein, with protein sequence MKLNLVARGHDLTTVQSVDDLAKKASEQEISTLQLALSRSFPDLATDSHAINPGMGHYIKQALAKEDVSVGILSCYINMIHPDLSVRETVLRQFERYLQYAASFGATMVATETGSVSEAGYTEKNFSDEAFSQIVEAIRQLVRAGEKHRMMVGIEPGLNHPLYSLDRVAELIAAIDSDYLGIILDPTNLITAENHHQQVGLVEEAFERFGEKICGLHLKDYLVSDEGEIVPVDLGTGMIDYEAIVKIAQKHRPYLYIVLEETKDSALKHAVSVLDHVTG encoded by the coding sequence ATGAAATTAAACCTAGTTGCTAGAGGTCATGATTTGACCACTGTACAAAGCGTGGATGATCTAGCAAAAAAAGCGAGCGAACAAGAAATTTCTACGCTACAATTAGCATTAAGTAGATCTTTTCCTGATCTCGCGACAGATAGTCACGCGATCAATCCCGGTATGGGGCATTATATAAAACAGGCCTTAGCAAAAGAAGACGTGAGTGTCGGTATTTTGAGCTGTTATATCAACATGATCCATCCTGACTTATCTGTTCGAGAAACCGTACTGCGACAATTTGAACGATACCTCCAATATGCTGCTAGTTTTGGAGCAACAATGGTCGCAACTGAGACGGGGAGTGTAAGTGAAGCTGGTTATACAGAGAAGAATTTTTCGGATGAGGCCTTTTCACAAATCGTTGAAGCGATTCGCCAATTAGTGCGAGCTGGAGAAAAACATCGAATGATGGTCGGGATCGAACCAGGCTTGAATCATCCGCTGTATTCGCTTGATCGTGTAGCAGAGTTGATTGCAGCGATCGATTCGGACTATTTAGGGATCATTTTAGATCCAACCAACTTAATCACTGCAGAAAATCATCACCAACAAGTCGGATTAGTGGAAGAAGCCTTTGAACGTTTTGGAGAAAAAATTTGCGGATTGCATCTAAAAGACTATCTCGTTTCTGATGAAGGGGAGATTGTCCCAGTTGATCTAGGTACGGGAATGATTGATTATGAAGCAATCGTAAAAATCGCGCAGAAGCATCGGCCATATCTTTATATCGTGTTAGAAGAAACAAAAGATAGTGCGCTAAAACACGCGGTGTCAGTACTGGATCACGTCACTGGATAA
- a CDS encoding AraC family transcriptional regulator has product MEKKHINGKEVNTMISDQYEIYHVKDIVSQNKTVYHHHDFYEIHATLEGEAIFYLDGRQFTIQAGNVLLIHSRDLHRIVRQSTDVFERVYMFITPAFLERRSTKWSNLSACFWPIGERRSRILHIEPQILKEKLAFVDQTLDRKDYGADIRYEQALVEYLIFLNRMVQLEEHISEENFTVPNERLEKMIQFVAKNLSEPLTLKEMEKEFFISKYHVTREFKKYTGFTFHQYVMKKKLLYSKQLLREYGSSSSIYSKCGFASYPHYLRAFKAEFGLTPKEFLKKDLAGEFVHYAHYEEENKEPF; this is encoded by the coding sequence ATGGAGAAAAAACACATCAATGGAAAAGAAGTCAACACGATGATCTCTGATCAATATGAGATTTATCACGTGAAAGATATCGTTAGCCAAAATAAAACGGTCTATCATCATCATGATTTCTATGAGATCCACGCCACTTTGGAGGGAGAAGCCATTTTTTATTTAGACGGCCGCCAATTTACGATCCAAGCAGGAAATGTCTTATTGATCCACTCAAGAGATCTTCATCGGATCGTCCGACAATCAACAGACGTATTTGAGCGAGTCTACATGTTTATCACCCCTGCATTCTTGGAAAGGCGTTCCACTAAATGGTCGAATCTATCTGCCTGTTTTTGGCCAATCGGTGAAAGACGAAGCCGGATATTACATATCGAACCGCAAATATTAAAAGAAAAACTCGCCTTTGTTGATCAAACGTTGGATCGTAAAGATTATGGTGCAGATATTCGCTATGAACAAGCATTAGTCGAATATCTGATCTTTCTCAATCGGATGGTGCAGTTGGAAGAGCATATTTCTGAAGAAAATTTTACTGTACCGAATGAACGCTTAGAAAAAATGATCCAATTTGTCGCGAAGAATCTCAGCGAACCGCTGACCCTCAAAGAGATGGAAAAAGAGTTTTTTATCAGTAAATATCATGTGACCAGAGAATTCAAAAAATATACAGGCTTTACCTTCCATCAATACGTGATGAAGAAGAAACTACTCTATTCAAAACAGCTATTAAGAGAATATGGCAGTTCAAGTTCCATTTACAGTAAATGTGGCTTCGCCTCCTATCCGCATTATCTGCGGGCGTTCAAAGCCGAATTTGGCTTGACGCCGAAAGAATTTTTGAAAAAAGATTTGGCAGGAGAGTTTGTCCATTACGCACATTATGAAGAAGAAAATAAAGAACCCTTTTAA
- a CDS encoding IclR family transcriptional regulator, producing MENKKPYGTVLIKASHILDYLAEHPDASLQEIAKGSNMTSSTTLKILDTLSLIGYVNKNQEKNYRLGAKLVRYANKNIDQIDLVERTLPFLEKLQQTIDETIHLGILDNNEILYVNKLDPKNQTIRMSSKIGITRPLYSSAMGKAVLAHFTDEQYQQYIEQCPLIPFTEYTITNPLKLKKEIQQVEQTKIAFDDEEVEKDIFCIGTSLVHDQQIVGAFSVSMPKYRLSEESKAQIIQTILKTKEEIEKTFANS from the coding sequence ATGGAAAATAAAAAACCTTATGGAACCGTTCTAATCAAAGCTTCACATATTTTAGATTATTTAGCAGAGCATCCAGATGCTTCGTTGCAAGAAATTGCTAAAGGCAGCAACATGACCTCATCCACGACATTAAAAATCTTAGATACCTTGTCATTGATTGGCTATGTAAATAAAAATCAAGAAAAGAATTACCGTTTAGGTGCGAAACTCGTTCGATATGCAAACAAAAATATCGATCAAATCGATCTCGTAGAACGGACTTTACCATTCTTGGAAAAATTACAGCAAACAATTGATGAAACCATTCATTTAGGTATTTTAGATAATAATGAGATTCTCTACGTCAATAAATTAGACCCTAAAAATCAAACGATCCGCATGTCTTCGAAAATCGGTATTACCAGACCGTTGTATAGCTCAGCAATGGGAAAAGCTGTACTAGCACATTTTACGGACGAGCAATATCAACAGTATATTGAACAATGTCCGTTGATTCCATTTACAGAATATACCATCACCAATCCATTGAAATTAAAAAAAGAAATCCAACAAGTCGAACAGACAAAAATTGCTTTTGATGATGAAGAAGTCGAAAAAGATATTTTCTGTATCGGTACTTCTTTAGTTCATGACCAGCAAATAGTTGGGGCATTCAGTGTCAGTATGCCGAAGTATCGATTGAGTGAGGAAAGTAAGGCTCAAATCATTCAAACAATTTTAAAAACAAAGGAAGAAATCGAAAAAACTTTTGCAAATAGCTAA
- a CDS encoding bifunctional 4-hydroxy-2-oxoglutarate aldolase/2-dehydro-3-deoxy-phosphogluconate aldolase, which translates to MKKMDILSRLKQAGVIAVVRGATAEEALNACHAIIKGGLTGIELTFTVPQADQVIKELVTTYKDQNDVVIGAGTVLDAITARLAILAGAEYIVSPCFDQETAELCNLYQVPYLPGCMTIDEIKTALKSGVDIVKLFPGSAFGPSIISAFKAPMPHVNIMPTGGVSLENMKDWFDAGVVTVGVGGNLLAPAAHGDFEEVTKVAQQYATKMKEIVG; encoded by the coding sequence ATGAAAAAAATGGATATCTTATCTCGCTTGAAGCAAGCGGGGGTTATTGCAGTCGTACGTGGAGCAACAGCTGAAGAAGCATTAAATGCGTGTCATGCTATTATCAAAGGTGGATTAACAGGTATTGAATTAACTTTTACGGTGCCTCAAGCAGATCAAGTAATCAAAGAGTTGGTAACAACCTATAAAGATCAAAATGATGTAGTGATCGGTGCAGGGACAGTGTTAGATGCAATCACCGCACGTTTAGCGATATTGGCAGGTGCTGAGTATATCGTTAGTCCTTGTTTTGATCAGGAAACTGCAGAACTCTGTAATTTATACCAAGTCCCATACTTACCGGGCTGTATGACGATCGATGAAATCAAAACAGCACTAAAAAGTGGTGTAGATATCGTCAAATTATTTCCTGGAAGTGCTTTCGGACCAAGTATTATTTCTGCATTCAAAGCACCGATGCCACATGTCAATATCATGCCAACTGGTGGAGTCAGCTTAGAAAATATGAAGGATTGGTTCGATGCAGGCGTGGTCACTGTAGGTGTTGGCGGAAACTTACTTGCTCCAGCAGCTCATGGGGATTTTGAAGAAGTGACAAAAGTCGCTCAACAATATGCAACAAAAATGAAAGAAATTGTGGGGTAA
- a CDS encoding sugar kinase, with protein sequence MGRVVTLGEIMLRLSTEQGQRLQDSDRFCAHYGGGEANVAISLANYGHRVSFMSKVPEHSLGLAVEKHLRSYGVDTSLLLKGGPRLGTYYMETGIGERAASVIYDRAGSSFAVMDHLEWSLADCFKEVDIFHVSGITPALSENWRWLTKEIMEAAKEAGCQISFDINYRGKLWTQQEAGQALEQLLPLVDICSAGEMDALYLLGIEQAPRLTEDPLIYYYEKMQEKFPNIQTFYSTKRTVHSASANDLQGTLWMNGQYVESPVHQITSIVDRVGGGDAFAGGLLHGILEEMQPQEIIAFATAASALKHTIHGDCNQFNQSEVAGFIASGSGKIIR encoded by the coding sequence ATGGGAAGAGTTGTTACACTTGGAGAAATCATGCTGCGCTTGTCAACAGAACAAGGGCAGCGGTTGCAAGACAGTGATCGTTTTTGCGCGCATTACGGTGGTGGGGAAGCGAATGTCGCGATCTCATTAGCAAATTACGGACATAGGGTTTCGTTCATGTCAAAAGTCCCAGAGCATTCACTAGGACTGGCAGTCGAAAAACACTTACGAAGCTATGGGGTAGATACTAGCCTACTGTTAAAAGGCGGTCCTCGGCTCGGCACATATTATATGGAAACAGGAATCGGTGAACGAGCAGCGTCGGTCATCTATGATCGTGCCGGTTCCAGTTTTGCGGTCATGGATCACTTGGAGTGGTCACTAGCGGACTGTTTTAAAGAAGTCGATATCTTCCATGTTTCAGGAATCACACCGGCATTATCAGAAAATTGGCGATGGCTGACCAAAGAAATCATGGAGGCAGCCAAAGAGGCAGGTTGTCAAATCAGTTTTGATATCAATTACCGAGGGAAGCTGTGGACACAGCAAGAAGCGGGTCAGGCTTTAGAGCAATTATTACCGCTCGTGGACATTTGTTCAGCTGGAGAAATGGATGCGCTCTATTTATTGGGGATTGAACAAGCACCTCGATTGACAGAAGATCCGCTCATTTATTATTACGAAAAAATGCAAGAAAAATTTCCTAACATCCAAACGTTTTATTCAACAAAACGCACGGTGCATTCAGCGAGTGCAAATGACTTGCAAGGTACCTTATGGATGAATGGTCAATATGTTGAATCACCGGTTCACCAAATCACGTCGATCGTTGATCGTGTAGGTGGTGGCGATGCGTTTGCTGGTGGTTTGCTTCATGGAATCTTAGAGGAGATGCAGCCGCAAGAAATCATTGCTTTCGCCACAGCAGCCTCTGCATTGAAACATACCATTCATGGGGATTGCAATCAATTTAATCAATCCGAAGTTGCTGGTTTTATCGCCAGCGGTTCTGGAAAAATCATTCGATAA
- the kduI gene encoding 5-dehydro-4-deoxy-D-glucuronate isomerase, whose protein sequence is MQEMETRYTHSPEDIRHYSTEQLRNEFLVEKVFVPGKISLTYTHNDRMIFGGVTPTTKELEITLDKELGVTYFLERRELGVINIGGPGFIEIDGEKEEMKKQDGYYIGKETKHVVFSSVDPENPAKFYISSVPAHHKYPNVKISIDQVKPMETGEGVTLNERKIYQYIHPNVCESCQLQMGYTILEPGSSWNTMPCHTHERRMEAYVYFDYANEDTRVFHMMGKPDETKHLVVDNEQAVISPSWSIHSGVGTSNYSFIWAMCGENITYTDMDMVSMDQLK, encoded by the coding sequence ATGCAAGAAATGGAAACACGTTATACACATAGTCCAGAGGATATTCGTCATTACTCAACGGAGCAATTAAGAAATGAATTTTTAGTAGAGAAAGTCTTTGTTCCAGGCAAGATCAGCCTTACTTATACGCACAATGATCGTATGATCTTTGGCGGAGTGACACCAACGACTAAGGAGTTGGAAATCACATTAGATAAAGAATTAGGTGTTACTTATTTCTTAGAACGCCGCGAACTTGGTGTGATCAATATCGGTGGACCAGGATTTATTGAGATCGATGGCGAAAAAGAAGAAATGAAGAAACAAGATGGTTACTACATTGGCAAAGAAACAAAACATGTGGTGTTCTCTTCAGTTGATCCAGAGAACCCAGCAAAATTTTATATCAGTTCAGTGCCAGCGCATCATAAATATCCAAATGTAAAAATCAGCATCGACCAAGTGAAACCGATGGAAACAGGAGAAGGTGTGACGTTGAATGAACGTAAAATCTACCAATACATCCATCCAAACGTGTGTGAGAGCTGTCAGTTACAGATGGGTTACACCATTTTAGAGCCAGGTAGTTCATGGAACACCATGCCTTGTCATACACATGAACGACGTATGGAAGCGTATGTTTACTTTGATTATGCGAACGAAGACACACGGGTTTTCCATATGATGGGTAAACCAGATGAAACAAAACATTTAGTTGTAGATAATGAACAAGCAGTGATTTCACCGAGCTGGTCGATCCACTCAGGTGTTGGGACAAGTAATTATTCGTTTATCTGGGCAATGTGCGGCGAAAATATCACGTACACAGATATGGATATGGTATCAATGGATCAATTGAAATAA
- a CDS encoding gluconate 5-dehydrogenase — protein sequence MSFNMEMFRLDNKVALVTGAVYGIGFEIARSLAEAGATIVFNNLTQESVDEGIANYKEIGIEAKGYVCDVTDESAVQAMVQQIKSEVGAIDILVNNAGIIKRTPMIEMDAADFRQVIDVDLNAPFIMSKAVIPDMIEKGGGKIINICSMMSELGRETVSAYAAAKGGLKMLTKNIASEYGQYNIQCNGIGPGYIATPQTAPLRETQENGERHPFDQFIVGRTPAARWGDPIDLAGPSVFLASNASDFVNGHVLYVDGGILAYIGKQP from the coding sequence ATGTCATTCAATATGGAAATGTTTCGCTTAGATAATAAAGTCGCTTTAGTTACCGGAGCCGTCTACGGAATCGGTTTTGAGATCGCCCGCTCATTAGCAGAAGCTGGGGCAACAATCGTATTTAACAATCTAACTCAGGAATCAGTAGATGAAGGAATTGCCAACTATAAAGAAATCGGCATTGAAGCAAAAGGTTATGTTTGTGATGTCACTGATGAGTCAGCTGTACAAGCAATGGTCCAACAAATTAAATCAGAAGTTGGGGCAATCGATATTTTGGTGAATAATGCAGGAATCATCAAACGGACACCGATGATCGAGATGGATGCGGCGGATTTCCGTCAAGTCATCGACGTGGACTTGAATGCACCATTCATCATGTCTAAAGCAGTGATCCCTGATATGATTGAAAAAGGTGGCGGAAAAATCATCAATATTTGTTCAATGATGAGTGAGCTTGGTCGTGAAACAGTCAGTGCCTATGCTGCTGCTAAAGGTGGATTGAAAATGTTGACGAAAAATATTGCTTCAGAATATGGACAATACAACATCCAATGTAATGGGATCGGACCAGGTTATATCGCGACACCACAAACTGCGCCATTAAGAGAAACACAAGAAAATGGGGAGCGTCATCCATTTGATCAATTCATCGTTGGCCGTACACCAGCCGCTCGTTGGGGCGATCCAATCGATTTAGCTGGACCATCTGTCTTCTTAGCATCGAATGCTTCAGACTTCGTGAATGGGCATGTGTTATACGTCGATGGCGGTATCTTAGCTTATATCGGAAAACAACCATAA
- the fni gene encoding type 2 isopentenyl-diphosphate Delta-isomerase has translation MNRKDEHVSLAKAFHNKQKNEFDFVRLVHHPLPQSNVAQVSLTTEVAGFVLSSPFYINAMTGGSEKTKKINHDLAQIAKSAGLMIATGSVSAALKDPSVADSYTIMRDVYPEGKILANVGAGTSVARAKEAVQLFNADALQIHLNAPQELVMPEGDRDFSQWKELISEIQQTLDVPVIVKEVGFGMTRETIIELAELGIRTIDVSGRSGTSFTQIENARRKKRELAYLTDWGQSTVSSLLEANEANTNVEIIASGGIRNAYDIFKALCLGANAVGISGTILTHYMTYGVEETIALMAQWQEELRMLYTMVGATKTSDLTKQSLILSGPVKEWCEARDIPLSKYGRRK, from the coding sequence ATGAATCGAAAAGATGAACATGTCTCATTAGCCAAAGCATTCCATAATAAACAGAAAAATGAATTTGACTTCGTTCGGCTCGTTCATCATCCTCTCCCACAGAGCAATGTTGCACAGGTATCGCTCACGACAGAAGTTGCAGGGTTTGTTCTTTCGAGCCCGTTTTACATCAATGCTATGACAGGTGGTAGCGAAAAAACAAAAAAAATCAATCATGACCTTGCACAAATTGCCAAAAGTGCTGGGTTGATGATTGCTACCGGTTCTGTTAGTGCCGCGTTAAAGGATCCTTCTGTCGCAGATTCTTATACTATCATGCGAGATGTCTATCCTGAAGGAAAAATCTTAGCGAATGTCGGTGCTGGCACTTCTGTTGCACGTGCCAAAGAAGCCGTACAACTCTTCAATGCAGATGCGTTACAAATCCATTTAAATGCGCCGCAAGAGTTAGTCATGCCTGAAGGGGATCGTGATTTTTCACAATGGAAGGAACTGATTTCAGAAATCCAACAAACTCTTGATGTACCAGTGATCGTCAAAGAAGTGGGCTTTGGGATGACTAGAGAAACCATCATTGAATTAGCGGAATTAGGTATCCGAACGATCGATGTCAGTGGGCGTAGCGGCACGAGTTTCACGCAAATCGAGAATGCTCGTCGTAAAAAACGTGAATTGGCTTATCTGACTGATTGGGGACAGTCTACTGTGTCCTCTCTCCTTGAAGCAAATGAAGCAAACACGAATGTCGAAATCATTGCTTCTGGTGGTATACGAAACGCTTATGATATCTTTAAAGCTTTGTGCCTTGGTGCGAATGCTGTGGGGATTTCCGGAACGATTTTAACGCATTATATGACATACGGTGTCGAGGAAACGATTGCTCTGATGGCACAGTGGCAAGAAGAGCTCCGGATGCTCTATACCATGGTTGGCGCCACAAAAACGAGTGATTTAACAAAGCAATCCTTGATTTTGTCTGGCCCCGTCAAAGAATGGTGTGAGGCAAGAGATATTCCATTGTCGAAATATGGGCGACGTAAATAA
- a CDS encoding phosphomevalonate kinase codes for MVEVSAPGKLYIAGEYAVVETGHPAIIVAVDQFVTVTVEAARKVGSIQSAQYSEMPVRWTRRKGELVLDIRENPFHYILAAIRLTEKYAQEKNILLSFYDLKVTSELDSSNGRKYGLGSSGAVAVATVRALNQFYALNLSQLEIFKIAALANLAVQDNGSCGDIAASCYGGWIAFSTFDHQWLKEQESNKTISELLALDWPGLSIEPLYTPEDLRLLIGWTGSPASTSDLVDQVHRSREDKMAAYQQFLEDSTRCVNTMIQGFKENDVALIQDMIRKNRELLRDLSAITGVLIETPALNKLCCLAEQFEGAAKSSGAGGGDCGIVIVDQKSGILPLMSAWEEAEITPLPLHVYHQQKEDKL; via the coding sequence ATGGTTGAAGTGTCTGCACCCGGAAAACTTTATATCGCTGGAGAATATGCAGTGGTCGAAACAGGACATCCTGCAATCATCGTGGCAGTTGATCAATTTGTCACAGTGACAGTAGAAGCTGCTCGGAAAGTCGGAAGTATCCAATCCGCACAATACAGCGAGATGCCTGTGCGTTGGACTCGACGAAAAGGCGAACTCGTTTTGGATATCCGTGAAAATCCATTCCATTATATTCTTGCGGCCATACGTTTAACTGAAAAATATGCGCAAGAAAAGAACATTCTTCTTTCATTCTATGATTTGAAGGTAACGAGCGAGTTAGATAGCTCAAATGGTAGAAAGTACGGCCTAGGTTCGAGTGGTGCAGTGGCAGTAGCGACTGTTCGAGCGTTGAACCAATTTTATGCACTGAATTTGTCTCAGCTTGAGATTTTTAAAATTGCAGCGTTAGCGAACCTTGCTGTCCAAGACAATGGTTCTTGTGGCGATATTGCGGCTAGCTGTTACGGTGGTTGGATTGCGTTTTCCACTTTTGACCACCAATGGCTTAAAGAACAAGAATCAAACAAAACGATCAGCGAATTATTAGCTCTGGATTGGCCTGGCTTATCCATCGAACCATTGTATACACCGGAAGATCTCCGTTTATTGATTGGTTGGACTGGAAGCCCTGCCTCTACTTCTGACTTAGTTGACCAAGTGCATCGCTCTCGTGAAGATAAAATGGCAGCTTATCAACAATTTCTTGAAGATAGCACGCGTTGCGTCAACACGATGATCCAAGGATTCAAAGAAAACGATGTCGCTTTGATCCAAGATATGATTCGTAAAAACAGAGAGTTATTACGTGATTTATCTGCTATCACTGGCGTCTTGATCGAAACACCCGCATTAAATAAGCTATGTTGTTTAGCTGAACAATTTGAAGGTGCGGCGAAATCTTCTGGTGCTGGTGGCGGGGATTGCGGTATCGTGATCGTCGATCAAAAGTCAGGCATCCTACCGTTGATGAGTGCGTGGGAAGAAGCTGAGATCACTCCTCTTCCACTGCATGTCTACCATCAACAGAAAGAGGACAAATTATGA
- the mvaD gene encoding diphosphomevalonate decarboxylase produces MLKGKARAYTNIALIKYWGKKNEELILPMNNSLSLTLDAFYTETEVIFSDTFTNDLFYLDDELQTEAATKKISRFLDLVRKQANINKHAKVISHNFVPTAAGLASSASGLAALAGACNEALGLGLDQQALSRLARRGSGSACRSIFGGFVEWEKGHDDQTSYAQQIPSNGFEEDLAMVFVLINDQQKDVSSRDGMRRTVETSHFYQGWLDSVENDLLELKQAITEKAFQTLGEVMERNGLKMHGTTLAATPPFTYWSPDSLKAMQAVRELRASGIPCYFTMDAGPNVKVLVEKKNQTAVQEKFIELFSRQQVIVAHAGQGITIIE; encoded by the coding sequence ATGCTTAAAGGTAAAGCCCGGGCTTATACAAATATCGCCTTGATCAAATATTGGGGCAAAAAAAACGAAGAATTGATTCTTCCAATGAATAACAGTTTATCTCTCACTCTCGATGCTTTCTATACAGAAACCGAAGTGATTTTTTCAGATACATTCACGAACGATCTGTTCTATTTAGACGATGAGTTACAAACAGAAGCTGCGACGAAAAAAATCAGCCGCTTCCTTGATCTTGTACGCAAACAAGCGAATATAAACAAACACGCAAAAGTAATTAGTCACAATTTCGTTCCCACAGCCGCAGGGTTAGCTTCTTCTGCAAGCGGACTAGCTGCATTAGCTGGTGCTTGTAATGAAGCTTTAGGACTCGGTTTGGATCAACAAGCCTTATCTAGACTTGCTCGTCGCGGCTCCGGTTCTGCTTGTCGTAGTATTTTTGGCGGCTTTGTCGAATGGGAAAAAGGCCACGACGATCAAACCTCTTACGCGCAACAAATCCCTTCGAACGGTTTTGAAGAGGATCTAGCGATGGTCTTTGTCTTGATCAACGACCAGCAAAAAGATGTTTCCAGTCGTGACGGCATGCGTCGCACAGTTGAAACTTCGCATTTTTATCAAGGCTGGCTTGATTCAGTCGAAAATGACTTACTGGAATTGAAGCAAGCTATCACTGAAAAAGCGTTCCAAACACTTGGTGAGGTCATGGAACGAAACGGCTTGAAGATGCACGGCACAACGTTAGCCGCTACACCGCCATTTACGTATTGGTCACCTGACAGTTTAAAGGCGATGCAAGCAGTTCGTGAACTACGTGCGTCAGGAATTCCTTGCTATTTCACCATGGATGCGGGGCCAAATGTCAAAGTGTTAGTTGAAAAGAAAAATCAAACGGCGGTTCAAGAAAAATTCATTGAATTATTTAGCCGACAACAAGTGATCGTTGCTCATGCTGGGCAAGGAATCACGATTATTGAATAA